The sequence TTCTACAAATTCATTCTTTTTCAATCGCAAACAAAAATATACATCCTTGCTCTGAAGGTACTTTGCTAGTTTTACCGAGCAAAATTCTCTATCCCCCAACACACAGATTTTATAATCTTTCAATATTGCTATAACTGGCGATAATATTTTCTGCTGTTCCGTGAGATTACTACTACCTAATTTGGGCAGCAAACTAAAATATATTGGTATGGCTCTTTTATCCCAAATCACGCTGACCATTAATAAGTTTATCCGACTCCAATTAGTCCTATCAATTGCTATATAAATAATTTTTTCATTCTGGAAGTAGTTTGCTATTAGTTCTTGAATAATTGGCAACCAAACTTTTTCAATTGTGAGATTTGGTAATGATAAAAATCTTTGTATTCTTTTTCTTCTGCTTTCAAATTTAATTCCCAAAGGTAGCGCATTCGCTAATTTTTCTAAAGTTACTTCTTTGATTGACTGCAACAGATGTATCAAAATTTTTAGCAACAGATATTCTGCTAAACTCAATTGACTTTTTAAGTGCTTTTGGTACAATATAGCTAACATTATCATTAAGTAGGTCTTATTGACAAAACTAGACCTACCTTTTTCTATCACAAAACGCTACCCATCTTATACACCAAGCTTTTTAGGCTGTTTCGTCTCCCCTCCAGGTTAAATATCTAGTATTGATATGCGAGACCTTCACTAAGTTCACATTCCTTGTGAACTTGGTGAAGTGTTAGTGCTTTCATCAGGCTCACTCAGAGGAAGATGGTTAATTCTGAGGAGACTGAGTGTGTTAACAGCGTTTACCGCAGGTTTATTACTAATTAGGGACTTGCAGAAAAATAAAATACCAGTCATTCTTCTAGAAGATTAGGAAGGGGGATCTGCCCGCGCCTGGTCTAAATTTTTAGAATTGGAATCCCTCTTTTCATGCTCACCGACACCATCAAATCTACCTTTAAAGATGCAGCGCAGAAACTGACTGGCAATCGCAAACGAGACTTCATGGCAAAAGTTACCGAAGATTACTTCGATAGTTCAGCCCGCAAAGCAGAAACGGTTTTGATTTTATTGTCGATTGTTTAACCGCTTGGTGGCATGAGAATCAACACGATTACCTTGAACTCGATGAATGGGTGATTGACCATCTACAGCAGGTGCGACAGTAAAGGCCAGGATGAAACAAATAGCCGCTGCCAAGAGTGTGGGAATCATCAGCACCCCAAACCAGCCGATTACAAGTTCTCAAAAAATTGAGCAAGAATTACCATCAAGTCAGTCAACCAAGTCTGGGAATCAATGGTTTACTGGAGCTATGGCGCTCGGTGTCATGATTGCAGGTTTGGGAACCTTTTGGTGGATGAAGCAAAGGGTGAAAGTCAAATAACTGCTACAAGCTTTCAAAATTAAGGAGCATCAGCCAAGGCTGTTGACTCTGTGCCTTTTGAGGAGTTAAAAAATCTTGCAAAAATAGCATGAACCAAAAAACCCCAAATTCCACCAAAGTCAACACCCTAGCATCAGCCAGCTAGTACGTTCAGAGAAAAGGGCATGGACATTGTTGGAACGGAACAATGGAAGGGGTAAACCTTCGCCCAAAAAATAGGTTGATGGGAGATGGAAAGGTAAAACTTAACTATTAGCAGCAGAATTGGAAACTTTACCTTTGCTCAACATCAACAGCAGCAAGAAGCGAAGGAAAGTTGTGAGCATTCGGTGAATGCATTGCCTGAATTCCCAAATTAGCGCGATTAATTAAATCTGCACTCGTAGGAATAACATGACCAACTCCATCCAAAACTGATTGATTAAAATTGAATCCATTCAAGTTAAACGCCATCGTACTTACACCTAGCGCTGTAAACCAAATTCCAATAGTTGGTAGCAGCACCAACCAAAGATGGATAGTACGTTTACTACCCACAGCCAAGCTACGAAAGGTTAAGCGTCCGAAGAAAGCAGCATGACTGGCAAATAAGTTGTAAGTTTCTGCCTCCTGACCAAATTTATATCCAGCATTAGCAGATTCTATTTCGCTTGTCTCTCGTACCAAACTCGATGTGACTAAAGAACCATGCAACGCACTCAGCAAAGAACCACCAAAAACACCAGCAACACCCAACATATGAAAAGGATGCATCAAGATATTATGGTCAGCTTGGAAAGTCAGCATAAAGTGGAAAGTGCCGGTAATTCCTAAAGGCATTCCTTCAGAAAAACTGCCTTGACCGATGGGATAGATAAGAAAAATGACAGTTGCAGCCGCAGCAGGAGCAGAAAAAGCAACAGGAACCCAAGGACGCATTCCTAGCCGATAACTTAATTCCCACATCCGCCCTAGATAGCACCAAACACCGATAATAAAATGAAACACGATTAACTGGTAAGGGCCGCCGTTGTAGAGCCATTCATCGATATTTCCAGCTGACCAAAGCGGATAGAAATGCAGTCCAACCGCAGCAGAGGTAGGTATCACAGCAGCTGTGATGATATTGTTACCACCCAAGATTGAGCCTGTAATTGGTTCCCGAATCCCATCCATATCTACAGCAGGTGCGACAGTAAAGGCCAGGATGAAACAAATAGCAGCTGCGAAGAGGGTAGGAATCATCAGCACCCCAAACCAGCCGATATAAATTCGATTATCCACGCTGGTAATCCAGTCACAAAAGTACTCCCAGCGCTTGGGTATCTCTAGTTCACGAGTCTGTTGAATGATTTCGTTCATAATGCAAAATCAAGATTGTTAATTTTTTCAAGAAAGGTAGAAGGCAGAAGAGATAAATCCTTTCTCTGATTGATGAAATCCTATAGGCGATGGTCGGGAGCCAGGGATTTCCATTGGTGTCAACTTAACGTGAAACCCTTTTTAAATATGTAGTGCGAGCATCTTGCTCGCGTAACAGATAGCAGCGAGCAAGATGTTCGCACTACAAAACAAATCTGCCAAATTGGGATGCACCCTCTCCATCAGAGAAGGTTTCGTACCCTTCTGCCTTTTTTAACCGAACACCATGTTCTTTTCATATTTATCTCATATTTATCTCATATTTATTTCATATTTATTTCATAACTTTACATAGCTTCATATTTATTTCAGTAGATGCCGGCAAAGAAACCTGCAAAATCAAGAGTTTCTGGATGTAATACCAAAGTGATGATGTTGTTAGTTATTCTCATTTTTATTTCATTTTTATCCGCCTTATGGTAAGCTTTTTTAAAAATGAGAAAATTATGAAAACAAATAAAAGCAACTGACAGAAAAGATTATGAAAGAATTATGAAAAATTATTCGGATGTGGTATAAAAATTATGAGAGAATTATGAAAAATTATTTAATTCTTTAAATACCGTCCAAATATTATGTCTGCGGAACCTAATTCAATTCGACGATCGCTACTAGGAGCCGGACTTTTGGGGGCTGGAACGCTGATAGGTAAGTTATTCCCCGGCGCTGCTTTTGCCCAATCGCCCTCTGAGAAGTCCACACCCTATCCAGCAAAAGGTATTGAAAATAATGCAAAAATGCCCCATTTTGGCATGGTGCATGGGGGCAATATGATAATTGGGGAGGTCGATACGGCTCAGAACGGATTCGACCCGCGCAAAATGTTAACGGATTGGGATACGGGTAAGGTTTCGCAGTTACCCAATGGTCAAACGCTGCGGGAATACGACATTGCTGTAGAAGAAAAAGAAATTGAAATTGCGCCCGGTGTGAAGTATCCAGCTTGGACGTATAACGGACGAGTTCCAGGGCCAACGCTGCGGGTAACGGAGGGCGATCGCATTCGGATTCGCTTCAAAAACCCTGGAAGTCATCTTCACACAATTCACTTTCACGGGATTCATTCGGCTCGTCAAGACGGCATTGCAGGCACACTCGAAGCGTCTCCAGGGCAGGAAGTGGTGTATGAATTTGATGCTAAACCGTTTGGCTCTCATTTATACCACTGCCATTCTGTTCCCTTCAAGCGACATCTGCACAAAGGACTGTATGGGGCATTTATCATTGACCCCGATCCGAAAAAGCATCCCGACCAGCAAGAGGCGGCTAAATCTCGCCAACTGGGTACGCCTGAAAACGCCAAGTGGCAGGAGTTCGTCATGGTGATGAATGCTTTTGACACCAACTTTGATGAGGAGAATGAAGTCTACGCGATCAACACGATTCCCTTCGAGTTTATGAAACGTCCGATTCAGATCGAGCGCGATCGCCCGATTCGGGTTTACCTGATCAACGTCATCGAATTCGACCCGATCAATTCTTTTCATCTCCACGCCAACTTTTTTGACTTCTACGATCACGGCACAACGCTCACGCCAACCCATCGCATGATCGATACAGTGATGATGGTGCAGGCACAGCGCGGCATTCTGGAGTTTTCTTTCAAAGACCATGAGCCGGGAAAATATATGTTCCATGCCCATCAGTCAGAATTTCTTGAATTAGGTTGGATGAGTGCATTTGAGGTGATGGCATGAATACAAAAAAACCTTGGCTTTGGGTCATTCTTCCCCTAGTGTTGATCTCTGCGTTGATTGGCATTTTTCTGACGACAAATCCGCTGGCATCGTTGCAAAGTGCTGCGCCACCTGTAGAAAAACTGACCGTAGAACAGACAGTGCTAGATGAGAAGGGAATCTCTCTGTTAGTTCGCGCTGATGGCTCTGAACCGATGCAGATTGCTCAAGTGCAAATCGATGCAGCGTATTGGCAGTTTACGCAAGATCCTCCCGGTGCGTTGCCTCGGCTCTCTAGTGCCTGGATTCGGTTGCCGTACCCGTGGGTTGAGGGAGAAACCCATCACATTAATTTGTTGACCAATACAGGCGCAGGATTTGAACACGAAATTGCGATCGCCGTGCAAACCCCCACGATTTCGGTCAATCGCTTGCTTGCCTTTGCCTTATTGGGTTTGTATGTTGGCATTATGCCAGTTGGTTTGGGAATGCTGTTCTATCCAGCCTTGAAAGCTCTGAGTGGTCAGGGCATGAGGTTTCTATTGGCACTGACGATCGGAATGTTGATTTACTTGTTTATCGATACGATCGTAGAAGCGACCGAAAAAGCAACCGAGGTGGCTGCTGCTTTTTCAGGCAGTACACTGGTTTGGGTGATTACTGCGGCTAGCTTCTTAGCAGTCTTTTTGATTGGCAGACGAGCAGGTAAAGCGCCAGAAGGAACTGAATTATCAACTTACCTGGCGTTAGGCATTGGAATTCACAACTTAGGAGAAGGATTAGCGATCGGGGCGGCTTTTGCAGTGGGAGAAGCTGCTTTAGGGTCGCTTCTAGTCATCGGATTTACGCTACACAACATCACAGAAGGAATCGGCATTGCTGCTCCTCTGGTTGATCTGCGCCCAAAACTCAGAACTCTGCTCGGCTTGACGGCTTTAGCGGGTTTGCCTGCTGTGATTGGCACTTGGATCGGCGCGTTCGCATTTACTCCGATTTGGGCGGTGTTATTTTTGAGCATTGGCGCAGGAGCCGTGTTGCAGGTGATTGTTGAAGTGGGGTCATACTTGACACGCACTGCACAAAAGCAGGGTAGCTCGTGGCTGTCTCAAGCGAGTTTTGTTGGATTTGCTCTAGGTTTAGCCGTGATGTATGGAACGGCGCTGTTGGTGAGTACTTAAATCAATGCCGCATAGCAGTGCCATTGCCTCTATCCTCTCAGGCTTAATCACGATTATCCTGACCTACCACAAGCCTTCCGCATACTGGAACAACGCGAGTCGAAAATTTTTTCGTCCCTTGATTGGCGATCGCGCCACTGCACTGCTGCACTATGCGATCGGTGCCGGATTAATTGCGATCGGCATCATCTTGCTGGATGCATCGTAGTCGGTTGTCCTGAAATCAACCCTTCATGTTCGATGCGAAAAAACTTTTGGAATCTTTAAATCACCTGTAAGGACAAGCAATGCTTAAACCTTTCTGGCAGGCTTCGAGGACGAGTTTTGCTTCTGTAGGTGCGGTCTTGATACTGTTTAGTCGTGCGGTTGCAACGGAATTGCCTGGAGTTAGACCGACTCAACAATCGGTAAATTTGGTGACAAAACAATCGGCTCAATCTCTAAAAGAGAGTGATTTGCGTTTCTCTGCCTACAGCTTAAACGCGGCGGATCTCCAGCTTGATTCAACTTCTTTTGTATTGGATCAAAGTCAGTTTCACTTTTATAGTACCGCGCCTGAAACTCAAATTTCAGAGCCGATGCCCGATCATCGTTCCATCGTCCAGAATCTCGAAACAGAACTATCCGAAGCGAAGCTAGACAAAAGCCGTTACAACTTGTTCAACCCAACCCCTAGAAACTTGCTGCGGGAATTTGCCACCGATCGCCCTGATACCACAGAAAGCCCCTTCACCGTCGATGCCGGTCACTTTCAATTTGAAGCTGAATTAGTCAACTTTTCTCGCAGAGCCTCAGATGAAGACGGCAACACCACAGAAGATTTGCTATTCACCGCCACCAATCTCAAGGTTGGCTTACTCAACAACGTGGATCTGCAACTGGTGGTTCAACCCTATTCGCGATCGCGCATCAAACTACGTGACAGCAACCGAGTCGAAGAAACGGCTGGTTTTGATGCACTCGTTGCTCGTGTGAAAGTCAACATTTACGGCAATGATGCGTTTGAAAAACCGGGCGCAACGGCTCTCGCGGTCATGCCGTTTATCAGCATTCCGACTGTCCAAGATGGGGTAGGAGGCAATTTTGTTGAGGGTGGACTAATTAGGCACTTGCTCTGAAAAAAGATACCAGCTGTCCCACCCAGATCCGCGACATACAACAAGCAATTAAGAACACGAGTGGTATAGGAATGAAAGCGGTCTCTCCTTAGCTGGGTTTGAAGCTTTAAACCGCTTAGGATGGATCTAGTCGAGAACAATCCCGTGCGTCTGTCTTGATATGTTTTACACGGAGAAAATCAAGCTATGAACTACATTTACTCTTCTGTTGCCATCCTGGGAATAACAACTAGCGTACTGAGTGGAATACCTGTTGCTGTCCATGCTGCACAGTCACCACAAACGCGTATTCAACAAATGAATTATCAGGAATATTATAACCAGGGTGTGCAAAAGCTTGAGCAAGGCAACTTCAACGGCGCGATAGAAGATTTTAGTTGGGTAGTACAGTTAAATCCCAAATACTACGAAGGTTTTTGTCTAAGAGGTTTGGCAAAGTCTCAATTAGGAGATTTTAAAGCAGCCGTTATTGACTTCGATCAAGCACTGCGATTAAATCCCAATCATACAGATGCTTACAATAGTCGGGGGACTGCTCATGCCGAACTAGGAAGCATTCAAGCTGCGATTACTGACTTTAACCAGGTAATAAAAATTGATCCGAAGTCTGTAGATGCTTACTACAATCGGGGCTTTTTGAATTATAAACAGGGAAATCACAAGCTGGCGATCGCTGATTTTAATCAAGCACTACAAATCAACCCCAACTTAGCTGATGCTTACGGCAACCGAGGACTTGCTGAATATGCTTTAGGCGATCGCAAAAGTGCTATTACCGATTTACAGCAAGCTGCAAGTCTGTTTCAACGGCAAGGAGATAGCCAGATGTATCAGCAAACACAAGCTCTCCTTAAACAGATTCAGCAGTAAGCAATTTTAAGACTCGAAATTAAGTAAAAATCATTTTTAATAAGTTTATTTTAAGGGTGGGCAAGCAAAGCTTACCCTTAAATTTAGCCTAACTTAAATTACTGATTAAAACTAAACCGACCGTTGACCTTTTCTGTGCCAATATCCGCAGTAACTTTCACTTGATATTGACCTGCCGCACCTCCATCCAGTTTAGCAGTATAGTGTTTACCATCAGCATCATATGTTAGGGGAACTGTCTTTTGTTTTCCATCTGGTGACTGAACATCAGCAGTAACTTTGGCATTTGGAACAGCTTGGTGTTTTTCGCCTGTTTGCAGATAAAAATCTAAGTGAGTTGCATTCCCTTTTTTCTCAGGCACAAACTCTAAGTGATATTTTCCTGCTTCAACGACTTGAGCATTTTTACCATGCGAGTCACCATGAGCAGATGTTTCAGTTTTGGCGGCTGGTTCGGTTTTGCTAGTATTTTCTGTAGAAGGACTAGAAGGATTACTACTGGACTCAGAAGCTTGATTACCACAAGCTCCCAAAAAAAGTAATCCTACACTGGCGAAAACAACAAAGCCTAATTTGAATGATTGCATTGATTTACTCCTCATTGATTATTAGAAAAATTTCGCTCAATCCCATACGTAGTGCATGAATATCTCTACATTCCCAGGTGGATATCTGGGAAGAATTAATAAATTAAGTGTCATACAACTGAACCTTGAGTAACATCAATTTCTTGTACTTGTGTAGTCTTTTTGGGAACCAAAAATTTACCAAATAGCGAATATAAAGCTGGTAAAACTAATAGTGTTAAAGCAGTGGAAGTAACCAAGCCACCTAACACTACTACAGCCAAAGGTTGTAAAATTTCCTTACCTGCACCAGAACCAATTACTAGGGGAACCATACCTAGTGCTGACGAAAGTGCTGTCAGGAGAATCGCAACTAATCGTTCCATCGAACCATCAACAATTACTTGTTTGAGTGGTATTCCCTCTGCTAGTCGATTATTATAATTATCTACTAACAGCAATCCGTTGCGAGTAGCTACACCAAATAAAGTAATGAAACCAACCATTGAAGCGACGGATATGATCCCACCACCTATAGCAACAGAAATTACACCGCCAATTAACGCTAGTGGCAAGTTAATCATAATCATTGCTGTGGCAGGAATTGACTTGACGGCAAAGTAAATCAGCACAGAAATTACTGCGAGTGCGATCGCTCCTGCAATTATCAATGTCTGCGTTGCTTGTTCCTGTGCCTGAAACTGACCGCCAAACTGCACATAGTAGCCTCCAGGTAGTTGAATTTGTTTAACGCGATCGCGTACATCTTTAATTACAGAACCCAAATCTTTTCCCGAAACGTTGGCAGAAACCACAATCAGCCGGGAAACATTTTCACGATTAATGGTACTTGGCCCCGTGCCATAATCAACTTTAGCAACCTGGGATAAGGGAATTTTCTGCCCGTTGGGTGTATCTACCAACAAGTTACCAATCACGTCTAAATTGTTACGATAGCGCTCTTGCAACCACACGACGAGATTAAACGTTTGTTGCTTCTCCAGCACTTGGGAAACTGCTTTACCGTTCAGTCCAGTCTCTATGGTTTCTGCCAGTTCTCCCACAGTTAACCCATAACGAGCGGCTGCATCGCG is a genomic window of Fortiea contorta PCC 7126 containing:
- a CDS encoding transporter gives rise to the protein MPGVRPTQQSVNLVTKQSAQSLKESDLRFSAYSLNAADLQLDSTSFVLDQSQFHFYSTAPETQISEPMPDHRSIVQNLETELSEAKLDKSRYNLFNPTPRNLLREFATDRPDTTESPFTVDAGHFQFEAELVNFSRRASDEDGNTTEDLLFTATNLKVGLLNNVDLQLVVQPYSRSRIKLRDSNRVEETAGFDALVARVKVNIYGNDAFEKPGATALAVMPFISIPTVQDGVGGNFVEGGLIRHLL
- a CDS encoding ZIP family metal transporter translates to MNTKKPWLWVILPLVLISALIGIFLTTNPLASLQSAAPPVEKLTVEQTVLDEKGISLLVRADGSEPMQIAQVQIDAAYWQFTQDPPGALPRLSSAWIRLPYPWVEGETHHINLLTNTGAGFEHEIAIAVQTPTISVNRLLAFALLGLYVGIMPVGLGMLFYPALKALSGQGMRFLLALTIGMLIYLFIDTIVEATEKATEVAAAFSGSTLVWVITAASFLAVFLIGRRAGKAPEGTELSTYLALGIGIHNLGEGLAIGAAFAVGEAALGSLLVIGFTLHNITEGIGIAAPLVDLRPKLRTLLGLTALAGLPAVIGTWIGAFAFTPIWAVLFLSIGAGAVLQVIVEVGSYLTRTAQKQGSSWLSQASFVGFALGLAVMYGTALLVST
- a CDS encoding tetratricopeptide repeat protein, translated to MNYIYSSVAILGITTSVLSGIPVAVHAAQSPQTRIQQMNYQEYYNQGVQKLEQGNFNGAIEDFSWVVQLNPKYYEGFCLRGLAKSQLGDFKAAVIDFDQALRLNPNHTDAYNSRGTAHAELGSIQAAITDFNQVIKIDPKSVDAYYNRGFLNYKQGNHKLAIADFNQALQINPNLADAYGNRGLAEYALGDRKSAITDLQQAASLFQRQGDSQMYQQTQALLKQIQQ
- a CDS encoding multicopper oxidase domain-containing protein — encoded protein: MGAGTLIGKLFPGAAFAQSPSEKSTPYPAKGIENNAKMPHFGMVHGGNMIIGEVDTAQNGFDPRKMLTDWDTGKVSQLPNGQTLREYDIAVEEKEIEIAPGVKYPAWTYNGRVPGPTLRVTEGDRIRIRFKNPGSHLHTIHFHGIHSARQDGIAGTLEASPGQEVVYEFDAKPFGSHLYHCHSVPFKRHLHKGLYGAFIIDPDPKKHPDQQEAAKSRQLGTPENAKWQEFVMVMNAFDTNFDEENEVYAINTIPFEFMKRPIQIERDRPIRVYLINVIEFDPINSFHLHANFFDFYDHGTTLTPTHRMIDTVMMVQAQRGILEFSFKDHEPGKYMFHAHQSEFLELGWMSAFEVMA
- a CDS encoding photosystem I reaction center subunit IX, with product MNEIIQQTRELEIPKRWEYFCDWITSVDNRIYIGWFGVLMIPTLFAAAICFILAFTVAPAVDMDGIREPITGSILGGNNIITAAVIPTSAAVGLHFYPLWSAGNIDEWLYNGGPYQLIVFHFIIGVWCYLGRMWELSYRLGMRPWVPVAFSAPAAAATVIFLIYPIGQGSFSEGMPLGITGTFHFMLTFQADHNILMHPFHMLGVAGVFGGSLLSALHGSLVTSSLVRETSEIESANAGYKFGQEAETYNLFASHAAFFGRLTFRSLAVGSKRTIHLWLVLLPTIGIWFTALGVSTMAFNLNGFNFNQSVLDGVGHVIPTSADLINRANLGIQAMHSPNAHNFPSLLAAVDVEQR